In the Melanotaenia boesemani isolate fMelBoe1 chromosome 14, fMelBoe1.pri, whole genome shotgun sequence genome, tgaaaaaaataataaagatctATGGCTTTCTTTCTTCGGTTTTCTCCAATCTTCCATTTCTTTCTACTTATTCCAAAGCTGCAAATTATTATCGTCatgaaaagttaaacttttgAGCACTTTGACCATAATTCAAGTACTGCTGGAGAGATGCATTAGTCCAAAGGTGTTGGTTGCATTATCAAGCTCTCCGTATGGCAATATAAAGACTGCAGTCATGTTGCATGTCCAGCTGCAGTCTTGTTTTCCAAGAGGCCCAAGAGGCCAGCAGTGTTATGTAACATATCAGttgcctgttttctttttttctccctcttcctgAGCACTTTTCACCCAGTTAGCCCCACACACAAAGTCATTTCTCTCAGTGGGCTTTTTGAAATACCTTCAACATGATTCTTGAGGCTCTTTTTAATCGCATGGACTTCAGCAACTGGCTGTTATTTGGTTTAATATTGCTGCTTTTAATCAATGTGGTTAAAAACTGGAGGCCTCATAACTTTCCTCCTGGACCGTGGTCTCTGCCGTTTCTAGGAAATATCTTCACTGGAGCCGACTTCAAAACAATGGAGAAGGTGAGGCAAACATGAATACTTCTTGAAACATGCATGTAAGTGTTTCCAAACAGTTTAGTGTTGTAGGGCAGatctttaatttaaacaggGAAAAAAGTTTCTTTCACAGGTCTGTATATTTTAGCACAACACCACATGGTGAAACAAGATTTGTTATCAGAATAAAAAACTATAAACAGTTTTTAGTAGTGCTTTTAATGAAGATTTAGCAACTGTCCTTTATAATGATATCTTCATCAGAGCTCCTATTTGACATAAACTGACCTTTCTCAAAGAATATGAACATTTTTGAGATATTTCTTTCCTGAgatgtaatttttgttttgaaatgcAGCTTTCTCTGGAGTACGGCCCTATCTTCAGCCTGAGGAAAGGCAGTACAAGGATGGTGTTTATTTCAGGGTACAAGATGGTCAAAGAGGCTCTTGTCAACCAGCTGGACAGCTTTGCTGATCGACCAGTTGTTCCTCTTTTCCATGTTATCTCTAAGGGACTTGGTGAGTAGATACTGTGTCACGCCCCTTCTCCAGAGTAAAactaattttcctttttctttgtgaatGGATTGGTCTTGgatagggctgggcaatatatcgacaTTTTagaatatatcgagactttattgATGTGATATAGAATGagggaatattgtttatatcgagatagcttgttttgagttaaaagcatcttttcgtttgcattttgcacagctatATTTTTGTAATGGCcattgaaaagttttttttattcattttaatatgaagctactttaatttcagtcaactgttttaatgcatatgTGCTGCtaatccttaataaaagtgtatttagcactgaaggctgtaaattagaactatCTCTGTTTACTTcactatacatatatatatatatatatacagtatatatatatatatatatatatatatatatatatatatatatatatatatatatatatatattttgagatatattgagatatatattgtatatcgtgattcaggcaAAAACAAtatcaagaaataaaatttggttCATATTGCCCAGACCTAGTCTTGGACTGTgtttagagtttttattttaaacaactaCAACTTTTTCTGTCCTGGCAGGGATAAACTAAACTGCCATCAGTAAGGGATTTCTGTAATATGTAAAGACATCTGTTCTGAATCCACCTGCATGGATATTTGACCAGAAAATGTTATTGATAATACAATGTGACATTTTCAGGCATAGTTCTGAGTAACGGTTACATCTGGATGAAACAGAGGAAGTTTGCCAACACACACCTGCGTTACTTTGGAGAAGGTAAGAAATCCCTGGAAAACTACATTGAAGTGGAGAGTAACTTCCTTTGTGAGGCGTTCAAAGAGGAGCAAGGTgagtaaattaaagaaattaactttaaacattTGCCATGAGATAACTTTTCAAGTTTGATTTATGGTAATATGAATATAATTCAAACTCTATCCAGGAAGACCATTCAATCCTCACTACACCATAACAAATGCAGTGAGTAACATCATTGCCTCTGTAATCTTTGGACATCGCTTTGAGTACTCTGATCCAACCTTTCGCAAAATTCTGGAGTTGGACAACGAGGCTGTTTACCTTTCTGGCTTAGCTCAGACTCAGGTAATATTAAACTTAACTATTATGCTATGATCACAAATCTGTGCTTTCTTTCTATCACTGATCTCTACGTTTGTCCCCATCAACAGCTGTATGATGCCTTTCCTGGTGTAATGAAATACCTGCCAGGACCTCACCAGACTGTCCACTACAACTACAGTGAGTTCCTGAAATTCCTGCAAAAGGAAATAGAAAAGCACCAGGAGGAGTGGAACCCGGATGATCCTCGAGATTTTATTGATGTTTATCTGGCAGAGATAGACAAGGTAGCATAACTatacatttacagaaaaaatttgAAAATCCTGTTTTGGGATAGTTTGATCATTTCGAGATTTTCTCGATTGATAGTCAATCATCCATAATAATAACTCCTTA is a window encoding:
- the LOC121653301 gene encoding cytochrome P450 2J2-like, encoding MILEALFNRMDFSNWLLFGLILLLLINVVKNWRPHNFPPGPWSLPFLGNIFTGADFKTMEKLSLEYGPIFSLRKGSTRMVFISGYKMVKEALVNQLDSFADRPVVPLFHVISKGLGIVLSNGYIWMKQRKFANTHLRYFGEGKKSLENYIEVESNFLCEAFKEEQGRPFNPHYTITNAVSNIIASVIFGHRFEYSDPTFRKILELDNEAVYLSGLAQTQLYDAFPGVMKYLPGPHQTVHYNYSEFLKFLQKEIEKHQEEWNPDDPRDFIDVYLAEIDKKKEDPQAGFNTETLLVTTLDLIEAGTETTGATLRWVILYMLHYPEIQQKVQAEIDRVIGQSRQPTMADRPNLPYTDAVIHETQRIANILPFGFPKMASKDATLGGYFIPKGTPVVTMLSSVLFDKNEWATPDVFNPEHFLDSEGRFLRRDAFFPFSAGKRACLGEHLARMELFLFFATLLQRFTFSPVPGELPGLEGVMGFTNAPQTFRVLAVPR